One window of the Saccopteryx bilineata isolate mSacBil1 chromosome 2, mSacBil1_pri_phased_curated, whole genome shotgun sequence genome contains the following:
- the KRT28 gene encoding keratin, type I cytoskeletal 28: protein MSLRFSSGSRRICLLSGTGPVRPPSGDAGSSACGSSVAGNGFSCALGGGLGSVPGGSPASGAFGNAAWAGFAGSEGGLLSGNEKVTMQNLNDRLASYLDNVHALEEENAELERKIKSWYEKYGPGSCHGLDRDYSRYHLTIEDLKNKIICSTAANTNVILQIDNARLAADDFRLKYENELALHQNTEADINGLRRVLDELTLCRTDQELQYESLSEEMTYLKKNHDEEMKALQCAAGGNVSVEMNAAPGVDLTVLLNNMRSEYEALAEQNRRDAEAWFNEKSATLQQQISNNAGAATSARTELTEMKRSLQTVEIELQSLLAMKHSLECSLSETEGNYCAQLAQIQAQIRSLEEQLHQVRTETEGQKLEYEHLLDIKVHLEKEIETYCRLIDGDGNSCSKSKGFGSVSSGTPSKDLSKTTLVKTVVEEIDQRGKVLSSRVQSIEEKTSKRSNGKTEPRVSF from the exons ATGTCTCTCCGATTTTCTAGTGGGTCCAGGCGTATTTGTTTGCTGTCTGGAACTGGACCTGTCAGACCACCCAGTGGAGATGCAGGCAGCAGTGCATGTGGCAGCTCTGTCGCTGGAAATGGATTTTCCTGTGCCTTGGGAGGAGGCTTGGGCAGTGTTCCTGGTGGGAGCCCTGCTAGTGGTGCCTTTGGAAATGCTGCTTGGGCTGGCTTTGCTGGAAGTGAAGGAGGACTCCTCTCTGGGAACGAGAAGGTGACCATGCAGAACCTTAATGACCGCTTGGCATCCTACCTGGATAATGTGCACGCTCTGGAGGAGGAAAATGCTGAACTAGAGAGAAAAATCAAGAGTTGGTATGAAAAATACGGGCCTGGATCTTGCCATGGACTTGATCGTGACTATAGCAGATATCACTTAACAATCGAAGATCTTAAGAATAAG ATTATCTGTTCCACTGCTGCCAACACAAATGTCATCCTGCAGATCGATAACGCCAGGCTGGCTGCTGATGACTTCCGGCTAAA GTATGAAAATGAGCTCGCCCTTCACCAGAACACAGAGGCCGACATCAATGGGCTGAGGCGCGTTCTGGATGAACTGACACTCTGCAGGACCGACCAGGAGCTGCAGTATGAATCCCTGAGTGAAGAGATGACCTATCTCAAGAAGAACCACGATGAG GAGATGAAGGCTCTGCAGTGCGCCGCGGGGGGCAACGTGAGTGTGGAGATGAACGCGGCGCCGGGGGTGGACCTCACGGTTCTGCTGAACAACATGCGGTCCGAGTACGAAGCCCTCGCCGAGCAGAACCGCCGGGATGCGGAGGCCTGGTTCAACGAGAAG AGCGCCACCCTGCAGCAACAGATCTCCAACAACGCGGGAGCAGCCACCTCCGCCAGGACCGAGCTGACGGAAATGAAGCGCAGCCTGCAGACTGTGGAGATCGAGCTGCAGTCCCTCCTGGCAATG AAACACTCCCTGGAGTGTTCCTTGTCTGAGACCGAGGGCAACTACTGTGCACAGCTGGCCCAGATCCAGGCTCAGATCCGGTCCCTGGAGGAGCAGCTGCACCAGGTCAGAACAGAGACCGAGGGCCAGAAACTGGAGTATGAACATCTCCTGGACATCAAGGTCCACCTGGAAAAAGAAATCGAGACCTACTGCCGCCTGATAGATGGAGATGGAAA ctCATGTTCCAAATCAAAGGGCTTTGGATCAGTAAGCTCAGGAACTCCATCTAAAG aTTTATCCAAAACTACTCTGGTAAAAACAGTGGTTGAAGAGATAGATCAACGTGGTAAAGTTCTTTCATCGAGGGTTCAGTCCATTGAAGAAAAGACATCTAAAAGAAGCAATGGCAAGACAGAACCAAGGGTTTCTTTCTAG